GATTCCCATGAAGATTGCCGTGCACAGGAATCCCGCTCCGAGATAGTCGAAGTCCACCAGTCTGCCGACGGTCTCGTCCCTGAGCGCCTTCATGAGCAGCGGGACGCAGAGCATTCCGACGGGTATGTTGATGAGGAAGATGAGGTGCCATGTCGAATACTCCATGATCAGTCCGCCGACGAACGGTCCGATAGCGTATCCGAAACCGGTACCGACGGTGAGGATGGAGAGGCTGAATCCCAGGCGCGACGGGGGCATGTATATGGTGCAGACCATGGGCGCTGTGGCGGCGAGGGCGGCACCGCCGATGGCCTGTATCGCCCTGGAGAATATGAGGAACCAATAGGTGGGAGATATCGCGCACATGAGGGATCCGATCGTGAACACTGCGATACCGAACGGGAGGACCCTCTTGACCCCCGTGTCGGCTGCAATCTTGGCGAATACCATGAGGCTGCAGGCGAGCACCATGAGGTATATGACGGACACCCACGACACCGTGGCTATGTCCACATCGAAGACCGTGCCCATCTCGGGCAGGGCGACGTTGGTGATGCTCGAATCCAACCCGTTCATGAACATGGTGAAGAAAACCACGCCCACGAGGATGATGAGGTTGGAACGGCCTAACTCAGTGCTCACGATATTCAATACCTTTATATTCGGATAAGTAGAAACTTACGAACATATTCGGATGATAAATAACGCTGGCTACTTAAACAAGGTTCAAAACGCATGGGATGATTATACATCCAACGAGACAGACCCTCCCTATGCCCAGATTCGGCGGGATCATGCCTATCCCGGAGCACACGGAGAGCACCGCGAGACCCCACGGGCCGGTGAATACGAACACCAGTGCGGCGACGAGGACCAGGACGGCGTTCCCGAGGGTCTCGGCGGGTATGCGGTCCACGATCCCGATCATCATCTTGCCTGCACGGACGGTCACGGCGTATCCCGCGGCGGAGGCCAGGGCGATGCTCAGGAGTATCAGGACGAACGGTTCGGAGCAGAACCCCTGCAGCCCGTCTCCGAGCATCTCCCCCACTGATATGGCGGTGCCTGACCTCCCCTTTCCGGAGACGGAGAGGGTGACCACCGAGAATATAGCGGTGACCGTCCCTATGCTCCCGGTCAGGGAGATGAACGATGCCGGGTCCTTCTCCTCCGAGAACGCGGCGGTGATGGTGGCGCCCGTGGTGGCGGTGATCCCGGGGAACCAGCCCGCGACCAGTCCCGTGGCGACCCCTCTGATCCCGGGGAGGATGCCCACAGGATCCTTGACATCGTCGGTCTGGGGAGGCAGAAGACCCTGTGTACTCTTCTCCAGCAGCGGAGGGATCCCGAACAGTCCCGCCAGCATCGGGAAGAGGAGGGTGCCCTCCCCGAACAGTCCGTGAGACGGGATCCCCATGTCCATGACCGCGCACCCGACCGCTCCGGACAGGAGGAGCATGGCCGCCGTCCGTATCTTCCCGGGGGAGGTCAGTACTACCGTTCCCAGGGCCACGAGGAGCACCCCGAGGGTCATGGGGTCGATGAGATCCTCCCCGCCGTGGAGCATGATCCACTGGAGTGGGACAGCGAGGGCTACCGCGCATGCCGCCCCGACGGCGGAACCTATCGCAGCCGCACGGACGGCTACCATCCCCTTCCCCTGCGACACGAGGAGATGCCCCGGCAGTACCGACAACGCCTCGTCGGGATCGGGGGCACCGATGAAGACCGACGGGACGAAGTCCACGAAGGAATGCACAGTGGCGGCCGCCATGATGCAGCACGATATCAGGACAGCGGAGTCTAGCCCTCCGAACTCATCCCCTAGGAAGGAGACGGCCGCGGGATGCAGGGCGACCATCACGGAGGCAGCGGTGTTAACATGGATCCCGGGGACCAATCCCGTGAACGTCCCAACCAGGGTCCCCAATCCAGCGGCGGCGAGGATCAGAAGAAGGATGTCCGGCCCCATGCAGGGCCCTTCGGCATCCCAGTAGATAAAACTCGGACACTACAGTTAGTTTCCGACCAGTTCGCAGTGGACCTTGCGGTCGTCGTCCACGTAGACGTTGACCAGGGTCTTGACGCGGATGCCAGTCTCCCTTTCCACGATGTCCGCACCGCCCTTCTTGTCCACGGGGATGACGACATCCACGATCTCCGCGCCGATCTCGTCCCTGAGGGCCCTGATGAGCGCGATGAGGGTCCCTCCGGTGCTGACCACGTCGTCTATGATGACCACGCGGTCCCCCATGTTTATGCCGTCGATGTGCATCACGGATTTAGAGTACCCGGTGTTCTGCTCGATCTCCACCTCTCCGGGGAGCCCGTATTTCTTCTTGCGGATCACGGAGTACGGGATCCCCTTATCCAAGGATACGGGAATCGCGAGAGGGATGCCCATGGCCTCCGGGGCGGCGATGACGTCGCACTCCAGGTCCGAGACGTCCTCGATCCAGGAGATCACCTCTTTCAGAACGGCTGGGTCCATCTTGGGCACGCCGTCGGTGAGCGGGTGGACGAAGTACGGGTAGCCGTTGCGGTCCACCACGGGGGAAGCTTCGATGCTGGATACAAGGAGTTCGTACATCGGGACGGGTATGGCAATCAATGCATAAAAACCACTTCATGTCCCCAATTTTTATAATGGGAGTGTAATCACGCGCGTGATAACCATGGACGTAGAAGAGCGCATTGCCCTTGTCAAGAGACTTGCGATGGAGGTCGTCAACGAGGACGAGCTCCGCGAACTGTTCAAGACCAAGGAGCAGCCGCTCGCCTATATCGGGTTCGAGCCTTCCGGACTCGTCCACCTCGGATGGGCGCTGGTCACCACCAAGATCAGGGACCTCTGCGAAGCAGGGTTCAAGGTCATCATCTTCTGGGCCGACTGGCACGCCTACATCAACGACAAGCTCGGCGGCGAGATCGAAAACATCCGCGCCTGCGCGAGGTACATGGAGGACTGCTTCGTCGCCCTCGGCGTCCCCAGGGACAAGGTCGAGTTCCGCTACGCCAGCGAGATCCTGGACGACATCGACTACTGGGAGAAGCTCATCAAGATCGGAAAGGTCACCTCCCTCCTGAGGATCAAGAGGGCCATGACCATCATGGGAAGGAAGGAGGACGAGGCCGACCTCGACTCCTCCAAGGTTATCTACCCCCTGATGCAGGCCACCGACATCTTCCATATGGGGATCGACCTCGCCTACGCCGGGATCGACCAGAGGAGGGCGAACATGCTCGCCCGCGATGCCGCCGACAAGCTGGGATGGAAGAAGCCCCTGGCACTCCACACCCCGCTCATCCCCGGACTCAAGGGGAACAGCAGGATGAACGTCGACGGGGTCAAGGCTGTCGAGAAGGTCGAGGTCTGCAGGACCGGCGAGGGTATCGAGAAGCAGTCCGAGGGAATGATCGAGATGAAGATGTCCAAGTCTGACCCATCCTCGTCCATCAGGATCCACGACACCCCCGATGAGATCCGCCAGAAGATTAAGAAGGCGTTCTGCCCGCCGGAGAAGGAGCAGGAGAGCGTCAACCCCATCCTCATGATGTCCAAGTACATCATCTTCCCCAGGATTGGGAGGATGGACATCGAGCGCCCCGAGAAGTACGGAGGCAACGTCTCCTTCGACTCCTACGAGGCCCTCACCGATGCCTACTTCGGAGGGAAGCTCAGTCCCGTCGACCTCAAGACCGGGGCGGCCGACGGACTCATCAGGTGCCTCGAGCCGGTCCAGAAGTTCTTCGAGGAGCACCCGGAGAACCACCAGAAGATGGTGGAGATCATGGCCTCCGTCAAGAAGCTCCGCTGAAAACAATCATTCCCCGCCCTCACGGCGGGTCACTTTCTTCAAAAATCTCAGTGCCTGCTGAAGATGCCGGGGTTCTCGGCCTCCATGCGGGCCTTGATCTCCCTGAACTGCTGCATGGTCTTCTGCATGCACATGTTGCACATGGCTTCCGCATCCCCGACGCCGGTCATCCCGGCGGCGCCTCCGTGGCCCCCTCCGTCGGTGTCGGTCTCGGTGGAGAGCTCCCCCATCATGGCATCGAGCTTCACGCCTCTCCTGACCATCTCCTGGGTGGCCCTTCCGGACACGCGGAACTCGTCCTCCCTCTGGGATCCGACGAACACGACGTCCGCGCCGGATGCGAGGAGTGCCCTGCACGATGCGGCCTCGAAGGACGAGCCGTAGGACACCGCCACGATCATGTCGCCGCAGCGGTCGAACTTGGACCTTCCGATGGCCTTCATGGCAGCCATCCTCTCGCTCATGTTTACGGGTGCGCGGGTGAGGAGCATGGCCTCATCCATGTGGATGTCGCAGGAGTCCATGATGTCGGCGAACGCCCTGAGGCATCTGGAGTCCGCGAACTGGAAGTGTCCGGAATCGGTGATGATCCCGCCGATGATGGCGAGCCCCGCCTGACGTGAGAGTTCCACTCCCGCATCCCTGATGATGTCCAGGACGATCTCGCAGCAGGAGGTCCTGGAATCGTCGCACCAGAAATCCATCCCCTCCCACTTCCCGGTGGGGGAGTGGTGGTCGATGACCAGACAGTCCCGGGGCAGGACGACGCTGTCGTTCTGCAGTTGCTCGGGGGATGACGAATCGACGACGATCACGAGGTCGTAGGAGGAGAGGTCCGCGGCGTCCAGGATGGGGATGTCCATCTTGTCGGCGACCATCCTCGCGATTCTGTCGACCCCGGCGGGAGCGAAGATGTCCGCCTCCGGGAAGGAGCACCTAAGGGCGTAGGCGGAGCCTATGGCGTCCATGTCCGCGTTGCCGTGGACCAGGATGACCTTCCTCTCCGCCCCGAGCCTTTCGATGATGTGTCCGGTGTCCATGCTCTCTCCTTCGCTCGGTATAGTCGTTAATGGGTATTAACAGACTCGGTCTGCAACGGGTGTGGAAAAGGGAGGCACCCCCGGGGGGTGCCGTGAATGGTTTACTCGTCGTCCTCGTCGTCGCGGCGGGGAGCAGGGGCGTTGCCCATGGCGGTGTTGATGGAGTTGCTGAGGGCCTCTGCCTTCTGGCGGAGGCTGTCCTCCTGGTTCTTGAATCCCCTGACCCTGATCTCCATGGTCTCGAGGCTCTCCTCCATGTCGGCCGCGAGGGACTCCTTGTCGTCGACCTTGATCAGAAGGGTCCCGACGTTGCGGTAGACGTCGCCGGTCGCCTTCTTCAGCTCCTCGACAGTGCGCTGGAGCTCCTTCATCTGGGATTCCATCTGGATCCTCTGGGCCGTGGCGGTCTGGAGCTGCTGCTGCAGCTGCTGGTACTGGGTGATCTGGTTCTGAAGCTGGGGGCTGATTCCGTTCATTTGGATTCCTTCGTAATCCTGTCGATGTCTTCCGTAATCGTGATGCACTCGAGGAAGGAGTTGACCGCCGCTCTCATGGAGGTGGTGTCCGCGGCCTCTATCTCAAGGACCGCGTCGCCTTCTTCGGTGTAAATGCGGGACTTCGTCCTGGGGAGGTCGCGTCTGACCTCGGGTTCGAGGGCGGATACGGCGGCGCCGGAGGTATCCGACGCCAGCCTCAGGACGGCTGTAGGCATCTCAGTCAGACTTCAGGGTCTTCTTGATGTTGGGCCTTTCCTTGATGAAGATCTTGGAGCCGCATTTGTCGCACTGGAGACCCATCGTGTTGGTGTTCACGATGGTCTCGCCGCACTTGGCGCATCTGTACTGCATTCGGATCACCGATATGCTCACTCTTCGAGGGCCTCGACGGGAGCAGCGGCTCCCTTGACGACGCCGGTGGTCTTCTTGACCCTGGGGCTGTAGGCCTCGGCTGCGAACTTGTATCCGCAGTGCCTGCACTCCCAGATTCCGGCGGAGACCCTGGTGACGGATGCGTGGTGGCACGTGGGGCACTCGTGCTTCATCTTCTGGTGGGCCTCGATGGATTTGACCCTGTTGCGGACGACGA
This is a stretch of genomic DNA from Thermoplasmatales archaeon BRNA1. It encodes these proteins:
- a CDS encoding putative membrane protein — encoded protein: MGPDILLLILAAAGLGTLVGTFTGLVPGIHVNTAASVMVALHPAAVSFLGDEFGGLDSAVLISCCIMAAATVHSFVDFVPSVFIGAPDPDEALSVLPGHLLVSQGKGMVAVRAAAIGSAVGAACAVALAVPLQWIMLHGGEDLIDPMTLGVLLVALGTVVLTSPGKIRTAAMLLLSGAVGCAVMDMGIPSHGLFGEGTLLFPMLAGLFGIPPLLEKSTQGLLPPQTDDVKDPVGILPGIRGVATGLVAGWFPGITATTGATITAAFSEEKDPASFISLTGSIGTVTAIFSVVTLSVSGKGRSGTAISVGEMLGDGLQGFCSEPFVLILLSIALASAAGYAVTVRAGKMMIGIVDRIPAETLGNAVLVLVAALVFVFTGPWGLAVLSVCSGIGMIPPNLGIGRVCLVGCIIIPCVLNLV
- a CDS encoding Adenine/guanine phosphoribosyltransferase-related PRPP-binding protein, which encodes MYELLVSSIEASPVVDRNGYPYFVHPLTDGVPKMDPAVLKEVISWIEDVSDLECDVIAAPEAMGIPLAIPVSLDKGIPYSVIRKKKYGLPGEVEIEQNTGYSKSVMHIDGINMGDRVVIIDDVVSTGGTLIALIRALRDEIGAEIVDVVIPVDKKGGADIVERETGIRVKTLVNVYVDDDRKVHCELVGN
- a CDS encoding tyrosyl-tRNA synthetase: MDVEERIALVKRLAMEVVNEDELRELFKTKEQPLAYIGFEPSGLVHLGWALVTTKIRDLCEAGFKVIIFWADWHAYINDKLGGEIENIRACARYMEDCFVALGVPRDKVEFRYASEILDDIDYWEKLIKIGKVTSLLRIKRAMTIMGRKEDEADLDSSKVIYPLMQATDIFHMGIDLAYAGIDQRRANMLARDAADKLGWKKPLALHTPLIPGLKGNSRMNVDGVKAVEKVEVCRTGEGIEKQSEGMIEMKMSKSDPSSSIRIHDTPDEIRQKIKKAFCPPEKEQESVNPILMMSKYIIFPRIGRMDIERPEKYGGNVSFDSYEALTDAYFGGKLSPVDLKTGAADGLIRCLEPVQKFFEEHPENHQKMVEIMASVKKLR
- a CDS encoding Exopolyphosphatase-related protein; protein product: MDTGHIIERLGAERKVILVHGNADMDAIGSAYALRCSFPEADIFAPAGVDRIARMVADKMDIPILDAADLSSYDLVIVVDSSSPEQLQNDSVVLPRDCLVIDHHSPTGKWEGMDFWCDDSRTSCCEIVLDIIRDAGVELSRQAGLAIIGGIITDSGHFQFADSRCLRAFADIMDSCDIHMDEAMLLTRAPVNMSERMAAMKAIGRSKFDRCGDMIVAVSYGSSFEAASCRALLASGADVVFVGSQREDEFRVSGRATQEMVRRGVKLDAMMGELSTETDTDGGGHGGAAGMTGVGDAEAMCNMCMQKTMQQFREIKARMEAENPGIFSRH
- a CDS encoding prefoldin, beta subunit, archaeal; the protein is MNGISPQLQNQITQYQQLQQQLQTATAQRIQMESQMKELQRTVEELKKATGDVYRNVGTLLIKVDDKESLAADMEESLETMEIRVRGFKNQEDSLRQKAEALSNSINTAMGNAPAPRRDDEDDE
- a CDS encoding LSU ribosomal protein L37AE encodes the protein MSKRTQKAGTAGRFGARYGVVVRNRVKSIEAHQKMKHECPTCHHASVTRVSAGIWECRHCGYKFAAEAYSPRVKKTTGVVKGAAAPVEALEE